A genome region from Desulfosoma caldarium includes the following:
- a CDS encoding MBL fold metallo-hydrolase: MALKFQVLASGSKGNAIYVASESTALLVDAGLSAKEVVRRMEGSDLSPRRLAAVLISHEHSDHIRGVGVLSRRFDLPVYLTQATLEGLPSQLGELAAAHIIQSGRTFSVGDLTVHPFALSHDAADPVGYLVEHNGCRLAICTDCGTVTQLVRARLQQCHGLILEANHDVHRLIHGPYAWHLKQRIRSRHGHLSNEECCDLLQEVNHRNLQVVVLAHLSEINNDPRLVRDTLGQKLRREQWHHVRFLIAAQDRTSPLCELNP; encoded by the coding sequence ATGGCTTTGAAATTTCAAGTTCTTGCCAGTGGGTCCAAAGGCAACGCCATCTATGTGGCCAGTGAGTCCACGGCCCTTCTAGTGGATGCGGGGTTAAGCGCCAAGGAGGTTGTGCGGCGCATGGAGGGGAGCGATCTCAGTCCTCGAAGGCTGGCCGCCGTCCTGATCAGTCACGAACACAGTGACCATATTCGCGGTGTGGGGGTGCTGAGCCGTCGCTTCGATCTTCCCGTCTACCTCACCCAAGCCACCCTGGAAGGCCTTCCAAGTCAGCTGGGTGAATTGGCCGCAGCCCACATCATTCAATCCGGCCGCACCTTTTCTGTGGGCGACTTGACCGTCCACCCCTTTGCCCTTTCCCACGATGCCGCCGATCCCGTGGGCTATCTCGTAGAACACAACGGGTGCCGCCTCGCCATCTGCACCGACTGCGGCACGGTCACACAGTTGGTGCGCGCGCGCCTTCAACAATGCCACGGCCTCATCCTGGAAGCCAATCACGACGTGCATCGCCTGATCCACGGCCCCTACGCCTGGCATCTTAAGCAGCGTATTCGCAGCCGGCATGGGCACTTGAGCAACGAGGAATGCTGCGACCTGCTGCAGGAAGTCAACCACCGCAACCTGCAGGTCGTGGTTCTGGCGCATTTAAGCGAAATCAACAACGATCCCCGACTGGTTCGAGACACGCTCGGCCAAAAACTTCGCCGAGAACAGTGGCATCATGTGCGGTTCCTCATCGCCGCCCAGGACCGTACCAGCCCCTTGTGTGAGCTAAACCCCTGA
- a CDS encoding universal stress protein, which translates to MVLMPKAFLLPIDDTEESLRPIRFLTQLYADRSEISLTVHYLVPSLPPVYAEGRLSPAQVAKKKEFLRKREEAAQRACARAKQVLLESGFSEDIIHEFVQEKELTVAHHACRLADIKRVDAVLFPKQASSRLEGFLKGDHTSALLHHCLVSPIWFVDNPVDISRAVVCVSEHAASVRALDHALFMLEGTSTRIDVVHFSKRLSKKIVAEGRESSAEMDRWVADQPKEVRENYAKALDMIGQSSIEAERLRLVAAPHSGKVAADILAYCAEQRAGIVVLGHGGSEGTWGFLKSSVTKKILADFRHQAVWVNQ; encoded by the coding sequence ATGGTTTTGATGCCCAAAGCTTTCTTGCTGCCCATCGACGACACGGAAGAATCCCTTCGCCCCATCCGCTTCCTCACCCAGCTCTATGCAGATCGGTCGGAAATCAGCCTGACCGTTCATTACCTGGTGCCTTCCCTGCCACCCGTCTACGCCGAAGGGCGTCTGAGTCCCGCCCAGGTGGCGAAAAAAAAGGAGTTTCTCAGAAAACGGGAAGAAGCGGCCCAAAGAGCCTGCGCTCGAGCCAAGCAAGTGCTTCTGGAATCGGGCTTCAGCGAAGACATCATTCATGAATTCGTCCAGGAAAAGGAACTCACCGTTGCCCATCACGCCTGCCGCTTGGCCGACATCAAGCGGGTGGACGCCGTTCTGTTTCCCAAGCAGGCCAGCAGCCGATTGGAAGGGTTTCTCAAGGGGGACCACACCTCCGCCCTGCTCCATCACTGTCTCGTCAGCCCCATCTGGTTCGTGGACAATCCCGTGGACATATCGCGCGCCGTGGTGTGTGTTTCCGAGCACGCCGCTTCGGTGCGAGCCTTGGATCACGCTTTGTTTATGTTGGAAGGCACCTCGACGCGGATCGATGTGGTCCATTTTTCTAAACGGCTCTCCAAGAAAATCGTTGCCGAAGGCCGAGAATCCAGTGCGGAAATGGATCGGTGGGTGGCCGACCAACCCAAAGAAGTTCGGGAAAACTACGCCAAGGCTTTGGACATGATCGGGCAGAGCTCCATCGAAGCCGAGCGGTTACGCCTCGTGGCCGCCCCCCATTCCGGCAAGGTTGCCGCAGACATCCTTGCCTACTGCGCCGAACAGCGCGCCGGCATCGTGGTGTTGGGTCACGGAGGCTCGGAGGGCACCTGGGGCTTTCTCAAGAGTTCCGTCACAAAGAAGATCCTCGCGGACTTTCGCCACCAAGCCGTGTGGGTCAACCAATAA